The genomic stretch TCGCTGCTCTGGGCTATGGGAGCCGTGCAAAGTGCGAGAAATCCAGGCTTTCCATCCAATTGTAAGATCCCTGCAGGCCCCAGCCAGGTACAGGCACAGCAGCTCGGTGGCCAGCTGCATATGCATGCGTACGCCATCCTGGGGGTAGGGAGGGACACGTCCAAGCACGGACGCCAGAAGTGCCAGCAGCGTCGCAGTGCGCAGCAAGCCAGTGCCAGTAGTATAGTAGCGCCGTCGCAGTAGGGGCCCTCAGGCCAAGCCTCCACTGATCCGGCAGGTTTTCGCGGTCCAGCTTCGGAACCCAACAAGCAAGACCCGCCGGCATCCCAGACCTGAGCTGACGCGACCGCCGTCCGTTTCCCCATGGATGGGATGCCGCGCGAACACGCGACCCGGCGCGGATGGGTGGCGAGGAATGAGCGCTGCGACAGCGCATGTTAGCCTTTTGCGAGCCGAGCACGGATCGACGGCGAATTTGGCAGCAGCGCTGAGTGGACGGAGGAAGCGGCCGCGCTGGCGAGCGCGTCggcgcgtggtggtggtggtgaccgGGCTCGGGCAGTGTGGCCGCTACGCTACGCTACGTTTCTCATCATCCCGTGACACCTGAATCGCACGTCCGCTGGGCGCAGCCGCGCAGGCCAGGCCACTCGCATCGCGCACCCAAACTTCGCGCGTGTATTTTCGTCCGCGCGACACGGGACCTGCCCGCCGGTTGTCCATCTCTGCCACTCTCGCGGTGCCTTGTGGCTTGCTGGGAGCTTTGCTTACAGGCGCTACGGCTCCGTCGAAGCAACAAGAGCATACAAGATCGAACACAGCGGCGAAAACGTTCAAATGTGTGCCCGGAAATGAATCGGGTATATTATCCGTACTGCTACTGCTGCTAACTGCTAAGTTCAAATGAACAAGTGATGCTATTGATCAGAAGTAGTTTTTTGGACGAACCGGCACGAAAAGGTGGCAATTTAATTGCATTGCATATAAAAGGCCGAACCGGCACTAAGTTCAAATTAACAAGTGATGCTATTGATCAGAAGTTTTTACACCATTTCATTCCTGGGAGACTAGAAGCGAGGAAATGCTAAAAGGCCGAAAAAGAGAAAGGGATAGACGACTACTCTCGGAAGTGAGAGAGATTGATGGTGCCATACATGTTCAAACAAGTCACATGGATTTCCACTTATATTTAAAATATGGCTAAAAACACGGTACGACTAGGAAAGCTAccttagggcaagtacattgctacacgttagcggtctcataggtcgtctcatgcagtgtcatgtaggatttttgatgatgtggaggagagagagcgaggagagagaaaaagatcgttgcttcgcgaaacaaccacctcatgagctaaattgtaggactacgagataaCTTAaccaccattgtacgagttattgttgccatgcaactcataatattttatttttcttatgtacaaattaaggaattatataccactaccagacaacttgTAGGACAACTCATTGTACATGTTACCTAttgaatcgtctcaagattacgtgtcaatgcatgagaccacctattagacgacaccaatgtacttgcccgaAAATAATAGCTTCAAATGTAGAGATACCTCAATATATTGGTATTTTTTATTATCACTTGATGATGCCCAAATACTTTCTTATCTGCgatgacaaaaataaaaagcTTGCAAGCACTATTATCAACGCATACTGTGAAGCATAATGGcttacaattttttttgcatcaaCTATTATAGCATGAAATAAAACTAACTTATTAACCATCCAATCACATAAACAATTCGGTTACATGAACCATACCAGGCCAACAATAAATTCCATCCTGATCTCCCCCACACTGCCACCGTAGTACTACTAAGTTCAAGCGAACAAGTGACATGGTATTGCTAACTATATTGAGTCTAGTCATCCAACAATAAAAATTCATCCTGATCTCCTCCACCCCACCACCGTAGTACTACTAAGTCCAAATGAGCAAGCGATCATATGATACTGCTAATTATATTGAGCCTTGTCACATGGATTTCCATTTATATTTAAAAGTACACCTGGGAACAACTTAAAGAAGGTATACTCTACccgcaaaaaaagaagaaggtaTACTCAAATACAGCTACCTTACAATaagtaagggtgtgtttggtttgggggtTGAACTGGGTTGGAACGGGTTCGACCCCGACTCCATCGATCCGCGTTTGGTTGAAAATGCATCTGGGTTGAGTCGGACCAGGAGGGAATATTCCTCCTAGATGCGGGTCTAATGCAACCATCCAAAACGAGCGGATGCACTCGACCCGCATGCACGTCGTTGGCGTCTGTTTCACTCgtgaggagagggaggcgcagaggagcatgaggaggaggctggtgcGGGCATAGGGGCGGCGGTTGACGCGGGGAAGGAGCGGCGCGGGCAGAGAGGCCGCGGCTGGCGCGGGgagagggagcggcggccggcgcggggggATGGAGGGGTGGCGGtacgggggagagggaggaacgGCGGcacgggggagagggagggtggCCAGAGGAACAAGATAAGGTGAGTGAGGATGACGTGTGGGTCCCGCAGCTGACATGTAGGATCCgttgctaacggtgttaaaatggtATCCATCCTATACCTCACAACACCTCCAACTAAATAAAAGACTGGAACGAACCCATCCCTTTCATCAAATACGAGATGGGTTGCCACTTGATCCAAAACAAATATAAGAGTAGCTCAATATCACACCGTTTTCCAATTACTTGATGCATAGATGCTTTCTTACCTTCCACCATAAAAAAGTCTAGATGCACATTATCATCTCATATTGTGAAGACATACATAATGACTTTCACTTCTTGTTTCAGCTAAGATAGCAAGAAATAACTCTTAGCTTATTAATTCATCTCTAATCACATAGCAGCTTCAGTTACGCTAATCAGACTAGTCCAACAATAAAACCCATCTTGATCTCCCACACCACCATCCTTCCAAGTTACAAGCCCAGCTGGTcccttgttttttttgtttttttgaaaatacCAGCTGGTCCCTTGTGCGCGTACCAATTTCGTGATCGCGTTCGTCCTTGTTGTGCTTCCCCTCTAGAACCCGCCGCTTACATAAGTGGAGGGGGCGCCCACCCGGCGGCACCCCACGGGCGCAGCCGCTGCCAGACAGCCAGAGCCAAAACCCCGCACCACCTCCTCTGCTCCGCCGTGCTCCGGCACTCTATTCCCATCGCACCATTCCCCTCCCACTTTCCATCTCCTCCACGAAACCCACTCGCTCTTCGAGCAAAATCCTCTCACGCTCACGTCCCCCGCCGTTGCTCTCTGGCTAGCTAGCGCCCATCTCCAGCTCCGCGGGTGTCGGCTCGCCACCAACCTTGGACAACTTATTGTTCCTCCCCTCCATTTGCTCCAGCGAAGCCCTCCGCAGCAGGCTCTCGCTCAGCGCAATGGCAGGCGGCAatgccggtgccgccgccgccgccgccgctcgcctcgtCTTCTCCTTCATGGGCTTGCTCGTGCCGCTGCtggtcgccggcgacgacccCTACCGGTTCTTCACGTGGACGGTGACCTACGGCGACATCTACCCGCTCGGCGTCAAGCAGCAGGTGCGCTAGCTAGTTACATTCTGCCTGGTGTTTTTCCTGTCTTCGTCGGTCGATCCGGGCTCGCTGCTGAAACAAAGGAGATTGCTGAAGGCAGCGGTGGGTGATGGGATTTTGTAACTGCAGGGGATCCTGATCAACAACCAGTTCCCGGGGCCGCAGATCGAGGCGGTCACCAACGACAACCTCATCATCAACGTCTTCAACAAGCTCAACGAGCCGTTCCTCCTCTCCTGGTACTGCCCCGTGACCCTCTCCCTGATCCAGCCATTACTTTCACTGCATCTTCCCCTTGTCCGCTTACGCTGCTCGTTCGAGGTCGCTGTTAATTCATCTCGAACTAGGACTGTAGTAGTAGTATTCATCAGTCCGGTACGGCATTTAACATTTTAACTACTTTCTGCTCTGATTCCAACAAATGAGTGGGCATTTTCAGTATTTTTGTTGTGACGTTACTGAATGCACAATGCGGTCACAAATCACACCCACACCAGCTTTAGTGCTGAAACTGCTCGAGTGCAGTGCTTATTAGTTCctgtgagtgagtgagtgagtgagagtGAGCTGGTCAGTGTACCTACCGCTCCAATTTAAAACGGGGGTTAATTAACCAGCCTTATTAAACGGACAAAACCACGTCGCCTACCGAAATACATGTGATGTCGGCGGTTCAGGTCGACGCTTCGTGACAACTCACGGCATCATTGGGCGATTAGGATAGGGTATTAGTGCTAGACATGCTCTCTCATGGGTCGTGGCTGTGACTGTGATCCTCTGCCTGTCCTGGGGGGCTGGACCAGGGGGCCAACAAAGCAGCAGCTGCTCACTGACGACCTGCGTGCCCGACTCGTGCGCCAACCCAAGCATGTTTTTTGCGTCGCCGAGAATATGCGCCGctgggttcagacttcagagcgtCACTGTAGCGGAGTCAAATGAATGGGACATGTCTGTCAGTGAAACCATATATCCTGCAGCAAAATTTGGTTTGGTTGGCCACATTCGATTCGCCTGTACTTTTAGCCACACGGAACAGAGCGgctgcaacaaaaaaaatccatgcaCGCAGCGCTGCAGGCATGCGGACGAGGCGTTCAGATCGGATCTAGCCATCTAGGCCCAATCTCTTCCTCTCTGTGTTCTTCCCCCTGTCCTGGAGTATTCCTGTGGCTGTGCAAATTATCTCCCGCCATTTTTTGGGGGTCCTGGGTCCTTAGCCGAGAGGGAAAAGCTGGCAACAAGTACGCCGGCCACATCTCGTGATCTCCGGCCGTGGCCCGTGcccaggcgtcggcggcgcggcgctggcCATGTGCGccgcttctctctctctctctcgtgcgGCGCGTGCACGCGTGGGAGccagccgagccgagccgagtcAGGCCATGCCGTCGACGTGCCGCCTGCATCCGCGGAAAGTTATGACGCCCCCTCACGGGCCCTACTGTTGATCAATCGTCACCTGCTCTGTGCTCACatacaacaaaaaaagaaaaaggcagcGGCTCGGGGATTACCATTTATTCGTCCAGTAAAAACAAGACAGTCTCTGCAATGAGCACAGTGAAAATGCACACTTTACCTTGTCGGGCACGGGCAGTGTCGTCGGTGGACCGGCCGGTATCGACCAGCAGCAGGTCATCAGccgcggcgcggcacgggccGGTGTCCAGAGCCCGGTCGAGCTGGGGCTGGACCTGGCTGGGCGCCATAATGTCGTATCGTTGGGGTTTATTATGGGAGGGGAGTGCGACGCGTGCAAGTTGCGACACGTTATCTGGAGTACGTATACGAGTATAATGCAGCGCACTACTACTGCATGTGGACAGTCGACGCGCGACGGCGACACGACGGATCTGTAGCTGGAGGCGACGAAACAGATCGGTAGCTCCGTGCCGGGCGGCTCGCGTGCGCCCTGGCGTGCAGGCGATGGCGAGATGCCAGCTGAACCGATCGGCCCCGCGCTGGGTTGCCGCCGCGGCTGGTACGGTGGCGGAGACAACGGGAGCGGGTACTATACGTTGGACTGTTGGAGTCATGGAGTGGTTGCAGTTGCACGTAGTAGCAGTACAGGACTACAGGTACAGCGTCCTTGCCTTGCTGCTGGGCCTAGCAACCTAGTAGCAGGTACTACGGAAATGCGGAGCGCCTGCCCTACCCTCACCGGGAGTTCATCTTTCAACTCGCACGGGAAGTTTCCAAATGTCCAATTTCACCTTTCAGCTGGCCCGGTTTAATGAACGGGGCCAATGGAAACATTTCCTGTGAAAAATCTGTGATAAACCTGAtctttttgttttcattttcccTAGCGGAcaacggtaaaaaaaaaaatacagtgcATTTTCCCTAGCGGACGGTCTCGAATTGGTTCCCGTTTTTCTGACGATGAGGCCGGCGCCGATGCAGGAGCGGCCTCCAGCAGCGGCGGAACTCGTTCGAGGACGGCGTGGCCGGGACGACGTGCCCGATCCCACCGGGCGGCAACTTCACGTACATCATGCAGGCCAAGGACCAGATCGGCACCTACTACTACTTCCCCTCGCTCGCCTTCCACAAGGCCGCCGGCGGCTTCGGCGGCATCCGCGTCCTCAGCCGCCCCCAGATCCCCGTCCccttcccgccgcccgccgccgactACACCGTCCTCATCGGCGACTGGTACAAGGCCAACCACACCGTACGTGCTCGTCTTCATCAGCTTGGAAATGTTCGTCATCAGGGACAGGGATCGAGCACCTAATGTCCTCTGTTCTGACAGAGAATCTGTTCTTTGGACTGACTGACTGACAGGATCTGAGGTACATGCTTGATAGCGGCAAGGCGCTCGGCTTCCCTGACGGCCTCCTCATCAACGGCCGGAGTTGGAACGGTTACACCTTCACCGTCGAGCCTGGTAAGCCACCTCCATTGATCACTGCATATATCTTCCCGTTCTTCATCAGAACTCTGAATTTTTCTGCCAGAGTTTTAACTGACTGAACACTGAaagtctgaaaaaaaaaatcggtGCATTGCTTTGCAGGCCGGACGTACCGTTTCCGGATCAGCAACGTGGGCCTGGCGACCTCCCTGAACATCCGTTTCCAGGGCCACACCATGAagctggtggaggtggagggctCCCACACCATGCAGACCACCTACTCGTCCCTGGACGTGCACCTCGGCCAGTCCTACTCCGTGCTCCTCACCGCCGACCAGCCCGGCTTCGACtacgccgtcgtcgtctccacGCGCTTCACCACCAAGATCatctccaccaccgccgtccTCCACTACACCAACTCCGCCGGCAAGGCTCCCGGGCCCCTCCCCGGCGGCCCCACCATCCAGATCGACTGGTCCCTCAACCAGGCCCGCTCCATCAGGTTGGTATCACTGGTTCAGAGTTTTATTCAGACAAGTTCGGAGTTTCAGACTGGTGTTCACCTGGTGCTATGCTATCTGCCCACTCGCAACCAGGTGGAACCTGACGGCGAGCGGGCCGCGGCCCAACCCGCAGGGCTCGTACCACTACGGCCTGGTGCCCGTGACCCGGACCATCAGGCTGGCCAACTCGGCGGCGATCATCAACGGCAAGCAGCGCTACGCGGTGAACAGCGTGTCGTACGTGAGCCCGGACACCCCGCTCAAGGTCGCCGACTACTACAAGATCGGCGGCGTCTTCTCGGTGGGCACCATCGCCGACAGCCCGAGCTACGGCAGCGCCTACCTGCAGACGTCGGTCATGGGGGCCAACTACAGGGACTACGTCGAGGTCGTGTTCGAGAACAACGAGGACGAGGTGCAGTCCTGGCACATCGACGGCTACGCCTTCTGGGTCGTTGGGTATGATGGGACATTGCCTCtactttgtttctttctttagaGTTACTGATCGTTTCTACTCTCACGAGATGAGAATGACTGGATGTGGATTTGTGTGTAGAATGGATGGGGGAAAATGGTCGCCGGCGAGCAGGCAGGGCTACAACTTGAGGGACGGCGTTTCCCGGTACACTGTTCAGGTACGATGCTCTGCTCTCTTCTGAatacatacatgatacatctcACTCTTGAAGCAGAAACTGTGTTTTGCTAAATACAGAATGTCCTTAAGAAATTGGCTGGAAATGATAGTGATAGTAGGAGTTGACGAATGTGATCTAAAATATTGTTTGTTCAAAAATGTGATCTTATATGATTCATTCAAGTCTTTTCCATTATTACAAGTCTGCGGCGCACTATAGAGGCGCATTATTCGGTTCACGCATCCAACTTGCCCATTCAGCCGCCATGCTGGATAAGATCTTTTAGAAACGATGTGGTGATCAATCCCCATCAGGAAAGGCCTAGTGTCATGTTTGGAAGCTGTGGACTCTGCTTTCGCCTGCCTAACAGCTCTGAAGTGGCTATCGCATTTCACTCTCTTGATGACTTCTTCACCATGGAATATGCTACCGTGTTGAACTAGTAATCGTGTGGGATGGCTTTGGCTGAGTGCTTTGAAAATGACTGGTCTGCATTTTTCTAAGAAAAGTTACACACATCTAGATACTCTTAATGCTGTAATGTCAAACTAAAATGTAAATTCACGCTGGTACTTTGACACATTCTGAAGTGGATCACAATTAACAAACTCACATcaattctttcttttctttgttttgcgTAATGATGATAATTTGATGCTGTGCATCTCCATCAGGTTTACCCAAGATCATGGACGGCGATCTACATGCCCCTGGACAACGTGGGCATGTGGAACGTCCGGTCGGAGAACTGGGCCAGGCAGTACCTCGGCCAGCAGTTCTACCTCCGCGTCTGGACACCGTCGACGTCGTTCCGCGACGAGTACCCCATCCCCAAGAACGCGCTCCTCTGCGgccgggccgccggccgccggaccAGGCCGCTGtgacccgcgccgccgccggcggcggcgggccaggGCTTGTCATGAGAGGATGACATGCATACACATTGGCCTGGAGAAAGTAGGAACAGAAAATTTGTTTACTCTGAAGATTAATGGCTCGAAGAAGAGTGAGACCTGAATGGAGGTCTCAAACGTTGCCGGAAGCATATGGCAGTTATAGTCAGATTAGACCGTGTGATACCACTGTTAGTGTTGAATTGTGTCTGCATTTTGCCTGATTGATTCCTCAATTGTCTTTAGTGATGGGTTACATGGGTACACTACAGACAATATATTGTGTGGCATGCATGTTGCTACGCTGATCAATTCTTAATAAAGTATCATATGCTTTGGATCATGTCGATGACTTCAATGGCATGGCAGCATGTTCTCTCTGTTGTCACATGCATACCGAAAGAGATGgaatcttttattttttttaacaaattcTGGAGGAATTTTGAAAATTACCAGCGCGATGTGTCTGCTTCCGAAATTTACATTGGCTGAGACTTTGGCTGCACAAATCGTACGTGGTGAAATCTTTCAAAATTTCCCTTAAAACTTGGTCGTGTCGACTGTATCTAACACCACATGGTTTTGCCGTTACGTCATACCAGTGCTTGACAAAGAGGAAAGGTGTACGAGATGGTCACGTGGGAAGGGGAAGAGGTCCCAATTGGAGTCTTGAGGAGTGAAGAAAGCTTCTACGTACTCACGTGACGAGGAATTTACATGAGTGAAGAAATGTTCAAATGATGATGTGGTATTGCGGTCGGCAAATGATGCAGTGATTGCAAcaactccttttttttatttgcaacAACACATTGGGATAACATCACAACACCAATTTGGGTGGAGCTAGCTTTTGTTCGGCCAGAAGAAATCAAGATGAATCTTGAAAAGATAAATGATGTACCCCACACAAGAACATATAAAACAAGCTCAGATAGTGCCATTTTCTTGCAAAAAACATAGAGCCAATTTTACTAAAGACAATCGGCATATCCTTTTCAGATACAATTTTATAGCCATCCGATGAAAGCCAACCTATCCTTTTCATAGTATCGTACGATAATCACGATGCATCTACGACGTCTTCATGCTCCCAGGAACTTCCCTTGTGCCGAGACATATCGCCATCAATAGATGGTGACCACTTCAAATATATCTTGCAGGAAAGCATCAACCAAAACCTATCCCTATATATACATCCAATCTCACTCAAACCAAATCAAGCAACACACAGCACAAAAACAGCTCAAAACCCCAATCCATGATGATGCTACCCCATCCCGGCCCAGCCATCCGACGGCCGGAACCGACGGGATCGAACGGTCCCCTGAATTTCGCCCAAAAATTCCACCCCTGCCACTACCAAATCCCGTTTTTTAAAATCAAAATCGAAGGCTCCCTTCCCCATGCTCCGGCTCCCCTTCCTGCGAATGCGTCCTCCTGCGCTGCCCCGGGTCACTGCCAGGTAGGCCCCACCATGCAGCAgccgcctccaccggcccccgccgccgcgtccacctCGTCGGCACCGGCGCCGCAGTCGCTGGTGTCCCGCGCGCGCACCGCGAtccactccgccgccgcacgcgtgcTCACCGACATCAAGGCCGACCTCCGAGGTATGCTACCCATGCCGTCGCGCGGTCCCTCCGTCTCGCTGTTTGCTTCCCTGGTCCGAATCTGATGAGCTCCCGGCGGGGGATCGGTTGTGGTGGGGCGCAGATGCGGACGGATCCGGCGGGCGCAGCagggcgccgtcgccgaggacgTCCCTGGATCGGGAGGTCGACTTGGGTGCCACGGGGCGGGAGCTGGACGTgaagccgccgtcgccgcgtgATGAGGTATAGTTCCTGCTATCCGATTGGCCGCTGCTTCGCGTGTGGAGTTGTCAGTCCGGTGCTTGCGCTGTGATGGTGGCCGGTGATTCGTGGTGACTGACGAGATGGTGAGTTCGTTGTGTCAGTGGTGGTGAATTGATCGACTTGAGGTCAAAATGTTACTGCTCCAGGAAATTGAGCTGTTGGTAGTGTGCGTGTGGCTCTGTTCTGGACTTCTGGTATCGGTGCGCAGCAGAATTGTGAGATTCTGAATTGGGCAGCTCTTGGGGTCAGAAAAGTTCAGACCTTTTGGTTGGGCTTTGCTTATTTATTTGTTTGGCTTTGTCAGCACTCCATGGCATGGATAAAAATTCTATTGATGCACACTGTAGAGCTTCTTATGATCATTTTTGTGTGACCAGCTGGGTCTGGGTTTGTTAAGCACAGTTGAATGGAGCATTCATTTCTGGTGAATTGGACTGGATATTGTTTGAATTTGTGGGAGTAGTCAGGGACAAATATGCATGGTTCTGTTATTAGTGTGAAAACCTTCATTAAGGAACACAAAAGGCCTCTTTGCTGGATGCtttcattttctaatttctgaTATTTCTTTTTGTAAATGCAAATTACCTAGTTAATCAGCTGCATCTTTACGCATGCTACTAATAAAGCTATAGTGCTTCCAGGTCCTAGAACTAAGCCCCTCAGGGAATGTGGATTCCTCAAGTATAGCAACTGAGTCAATTTCTTCAGCAAAGCTACCTACCGTTCCTCCAACTTCAACAGTTAAACAACTGGTAGCTGCCATTGAGTAAGTTTTTGTTGCTTAGCATAGTTATGGTATCCAACATTTCAGTTCGCCCACCCAtcagaaataagtagtcagtGCTACAAAGCTCCATAATTTCATGTTTTGCTCGTTCTATGAACTTGCTATTTATGTTAATGGCTTCAGTTAGGCTATTTGAATGTTGTACATGGGAAATGTATAAACCATGTCGTGCTCTTGTAGACATGGGAAAAATTTCAAGTCAATGAGTCATATGAGAGCTACTGGAGACCAATTTCTGAAAGACAAGGGAGGCTTGAGCTTGTCTGTTGTTAAATCACTTGTTCGGCGCGACAAGGAAGAAAGATCTAGTTCTGAATTTTTTGGTGATGATGAAACTCAATCTCTGATGTACTCCTTGTTCAAATTAGGTATGCTTTCACTCAATATGCTGAGGATGTTAGTTTGCATTGTCACCTTAAAGTTTGATGCATAATTATCTTTTCAGAGGAACAATTTCCACTCGATGGAAGTCAATGTAACCCTGAATTGATTCATTCAAGATCTCTGTCCAAGGATCTGCATGGTGCACCACCTGGAAGTTTTATTCATCATTTAGCAGTGGTTATTGG from Setaria italica strain Yugu1 chromosome II, Setaria_italica_v2.0, whole genome shotgun sequence encodes the following:
- the LOC101776818 gene encoding L-ascorbate oxidase homolog produces the protein MAGGNAGAAAAAAARLVFSFMGLLVPLLVAGDDPYRFFTWTVTYGDIYPLGVKQQGILINNQFPGPQIEAVTNDNLIINVFNKLNEPFLLSWSGLQQRRNSFEDGVAGTTCPIPPGGNFTYIMQAKDQIGTYYYFPSLAFHKAAGGFGGIRVLSRPQIPVPFPPPAADYTVLIGDWYKANHTDLRYMLDSGKALGFPDGLLINGRSWNGYTFTVEPGRTYRFRISNVGLATSLNIRFQGHTMKLVEVEGSHTMQTTYSSLDVHLGQSYSVLLTADQPGFDYAVVVSTRFTTKIISTTAVLHYTNSAGKAPGPLPGGPTIQIDWSLNQARSIRWNLTASGPRPNPQGSYHYGLVPVTRTIRLANSAAIINGKQRYAVNSVSYVSPDTPLKVADYYKIGGVFSVGTIADSPSYGSAYLQTSVMGANYRDYVEVVFENNEDEVQSWHIDGYAFWVVGMDGGKWSPASRQGYNLRDGVSRYTVQVYPRSWTAIYMPLDNVGMWNVRSENWARQYLGQQFYLRVWTPSTSFRDEYPIPKNALLCGRAAGRRTRPL